In a single window of the Cucumis melo cultivar AY chromosome 11, USDA_Cmelo_AY_1.0, whole genome shotgun sequence genome:
- the LOC103496343 gene encoding uncharacterized protein LOC103496343 isoform X1, with protein sequence MEQQHIIYNIPVLWRGTKYMVEISSDSTLRDLGQELLKITEVKADTMRLIVPQFSSKSSKMLYPFSDEDGCLALQKFSIFKDNKPIRMMGVSKNEVDEVLNNAKKNERIVGFDEEEKRLKQRMSSKPRGVLKLPEGPYVFCEFRTLQIPGIELNPSASEALKRMHMLAADPGIVAIMNKHHWRVGIMTEMAPIGYVGVSPKCILGFNKNHGEEISLRLRTDDLKGFRKYESIKKTLLHELAHMIFSEHDANFYALDKQLNEEAAALDWTRSKSHTLTGMKYSQYHEEDDVEDGFGVSQKLGGSMSHQLVNARAASVAAAYHRMTNTSDYSSGVPTVSAESNPNSSNHQNKLEPDPDDSAYPKLDPDSDGNSNDQNMLGLDSNNSSNHKSKLEPASDDSIGSKNLESECEPRFIKSLVVQTDLSSTEVHPVLATNSRLLEATKLYGEPDIDDMGSSSNSKVIDTDHFSQGMQNLDCNTSQRMVVETDPDALGEKVNTLGSGRATGHNEADCLEAGLVTNQSHLSINCKKHDTIQGEEPMLIEPDPDEGLVHQVDSSKMAVDQLDPDDQEIQRIQDSVSVVCNRLREAITKLLAEVKPSESSAVVQTLFKIVKNVIEHPDEMKYRKLRKANPIIQKNVANYKAALEILFLIGFIEDALLDEIGKAETFLVLKRNDPGLLWLAKSTLETCNAS encoded by the exons ATGGAGCAGCAACACATCATTTATAATATACCCGTCCTATGGAGGGGAACAAAGTATATGGTGGAAATCAGTTCAGATTCTACTCTTAGAGACCTTGGTCAGGAGCTGTTAAAAATAACTGAAGTTAAAGCAGATACCATGCGGCTCATAGTCCCACAATTTTCCAGCAAAAGCTCGAAAATGTTATACCCATTTTCAGATGAAGATGGTTGCTTGGCACTGCAAAAGTTTTCCATTTTTAAG GACAACAAGCCTATCAGAATGATGGGAGTCTCTAAGAATGAGGTAGATGAAGTTTTGAACAATGCTAagaaaaatgaacgaattgttggGTTCgatgaagaagagaaaagatTGAAACAACGAATGTCGAGTAAGCCTCGGGGTGTGCTGAAACTACCAGAAGGGCCCTATGTATTTTGTGAATTTCGGACACTTCAAATTCCAGGAATTGAG CTAAACCCTTCAGCTTCAGAAGCTTTGAAAAGAATGCATATGCTTGCTGCTGACCCCGGTATTGTTGCAATCATGAACAAG CATCATTGGCGCGTGGGAATTATGACTGAGATGGCCCCTATTGGCTATGTTGGTGTGAGCCCTAAATGTATTCTTGGCTTTAACAAG AACCATGGAGAGGAGATATCCCTGCGACTTCGTACAGATGACCTGAAGGGCTTCAGAAAATATGAAAGTATTAAGAAGACATTACTCCACGAACTT GCACACATGATTTTTTCTGAGCACGACGCCAACTTCTATGCTTTGGATAAGCAG CTTAATGAGGAGGCTGCTGCTTTAGATTGGACAAGATCGAAAAGCCACACTTTGACTGGAATGAAGTATTCCCAATATCATGAAGAAGACGATGTTGAAGATGGTTTCGGTGTCTCTCAGAAGCTTGGTGGAAGTATGTCGCATCAGCTGGTTAATGCCCGTGCAGCTTCAGTTGCTGCTGCTTATCACCGTATGACAAACACTTCAGATTACAGTTCAGGAGTGCCTACAGTAAGTGCAGAGTCTAATCCCAATAGTTCTAATCACCAAAACAAACTGGAGCCTGATCCAGACGACAGTGCTTATCCAAAGCTTGATCCTGACTCGGATGGCAACTCCAATGATCAAAACATGCTTGGACTTGATTCCAACAACAGTTCTAATCATAAGAGCAAGCTCGAACCTGCTTCTGATGATTCTATAGGGAGCAAAAACTTAGAATCTGAATGTGAACCAAGATTCATTAAAAGCCTGGTAGTTCAAACAGATTTGAGCAGCACAGAAGTGCATCCTGTGCTAGCTACTAACAGCAGATTGTTGGAAGCCACAAAGTTGTATGGAGAACCAGATATTGATGATATGGGGAGCTCTTCTAACAGTAAAGTAATTGACACAGACCATTTCTCTCAAGGAATGCAAAACCTGGATTGCAACACTTCCCAAAGAATGGTAGTTGAAACTGATCCAGATGCCTTGGGAGAGAAAGTGAACACTTTGGGGTCTGGAAGGGCCACTGGACACAACGAGGCTGATTGTTTAGAAGCTGGCTTAGTGACAAACCAATCCCATTTAAGCATAAACTGTAAAAAGCATGATACCATTCAAGGAGAGGAACCAATGCTGATAGAGCCTGACCCTGATGAAGGCTTGGTACATCAGGTGGATTCTTCTAAAATGGCTGTTGACCAGCTCGATCCTGATGACCAAGAAATTCAAAGAATACAAGACTCTGTTTCTGTTGTTTGCAACCGATTGCGTGAGGCTATCACAAAGCTGCTGGCTGAAGTTAAACCTTCTGAATCTTCAGCAGTTGTTCAAACTCTGTTCAAGATTGTTAA GAATGTAATTGAACACCCTGATGAAATGAAATACAGAAAGCTTCGCAAG GCTAATCCCATTATCCAAAAGAATGTTGCCAACTATAAAG CTGCATTGGAGATCCTGTTCTTGATAGGTTTCATTGAAGATGCATTGCTAGATGAAATAGGGAAGGCAGAAACATTCCTTGTTCTGAAGCGTAATGATCCTGGGTTATTGTGGCTTGCGAAATCTACCCTTGAAACATGCAATGCCTCGTAG
- the LOC103496343 gene encoding uncharacterized protein LOC103496343 isoform X2 — MMGVSKNEVDEVLNNAKKNERIVGFDEEEKRLKQRMSSKPRGVLKLPEGPYVFCEFRTLQIPGIELNPSASEALKRMHMLAADPGIVAIMNKHHWRVGIMTEMAPIGYVGVSPKCILGFNKNHGEEISLRLRTDDLKGFRKYESIKKTLLHELAHMIFSEHDANFYALDKQLNEEAAALDWTRSKSHTLTGMKYSQYHEEDDVEDGFGVSQKLGGSMSHQLVNARAASVAAAYHRMTNTSDYSSGVPTVSAESNPNSSNHQNKLEPDPDDSAYPKLDPDSDGNSNDQNMLGLDSNNSSNHKSKLEPASDDSIGSKNLESECEPRFIKSLVVQTDLSSTEVHPVLATNSRLLEATKLYGEPDIDDMGSSSNSKVIDTDHFSQGMQNLDCNTSQRMVVETDPDALGEKVNTLGSGRATGHNEADCLEAGLVTNQSHLSINCKKHDTIQGEEPMLIEPDPDEGLVHQVDSSKMAVDQLDPDDQEIQRIQDSVSVVCNRLREAITKLLAEVKPSESSAVVQTLFKIVKNVIEHPDEMKYRKLRKANPIIQKNVANYKAALEILFLIGFIEDALLDEIGKAETFLVLKRNDPGLLWLAKSTLETCNAS; from the exons ATGATGGGAGTCTCTAAGAATGAGGTAGATGAAGTTTTGAACAATGCTAagaaaaatgaacgaattgttggGTTCgatgaagaagagaaaagatTGAAACAACGAATGTCGAGTAAGCCTCGGGGTGTGCTGAAACTACCAGAAGGGCCCTATGTATTTTGTGAATTTCGGACACTTCAAATTCCAGGAATTGAG CTAAACCCTTCAGCTTCAGAAGCTTTGAAAAGAATGCATATGCTTGCTGCTGACCCCGGTATTGTTGCAATCATGAACAAG CATCATTGGCGCGTGGGAATTATGACTGAGATGGCCCCTATTGGCTATGTTGGTGTGAGCCCTAAATGTATTCTTGGCTTTAACAAG AACCATGGAGAGGAGATATCCCTGCGACTTCGTACAGATGACCTGAAGGGCTTCAGAAAATATGAAAGTATTAAGAAGACATTACTCCACGAACTT GCACACATGATTTTTTCTGAGCACGACGCCAACTTCTATGCTTTGGATAAGCAG CTTAATGAGGAGGCTGCTGCTTTAGATTGGACAAGATCGAAAAGCCACACTTTGACTGGAATGAAGTATTCCCAATATCATGAAGAAGACGATGTTGAAGATGGTTTCGGTGTCTCTCAGAAGCTTGGTGGAAGTATGTCGCATCAGCTGGTTAATGCCCGTGCAGCTTCAGTTGCTGCTGCTTATCACCGTATGACAAACACTTCAGATTACAGTTCAGGAGTGCCTACAGTAAGTGCAGAGTCTAATCCCAATAGTTCTAATCACCAAAACAAACTGGAGCCTGATCCAGACGACAGTGCTTATCCAAAGCTTGATCCTGACTCGGATGGCAACTCCAATGATCAAAACATGCTTGGACTTGATTCCAACAACAGTTCTAATCATAAGAGCAAGCTCGAACCTGCTTCTGATGATTCTATAGGGAGCAAAAACTTAGAATCTGAATGTGAACCAAGATTCATTAAAAGCCTGGTAGTTCAAACAGATTTGAGCAGCACAGAAGTGCATCCTGTGCTAGCTACTAACAGCAGATTGTTGGAAGCCACAAAGTTGTATGGAGAACCAGATATTGATGATATGGGGAGCTCTTCTAACAGTAAAGTAATTGACACAGACCATTTCTCTCAAGGAATGCAAAACCTGGATTGCAACACTTCCCAAAGAATGGTAGTTGAAACTGATCCAGATGCCTTGGGAGAGAAAGTGAACACTTTGGGGTCTGGAAGGGCCACTGGACACAACGAGGCTGATTGTTTAGAAGCTGGCTTAGTGACAAACCAATCCCATTTAAGCATAAACTGTAAAAAGCATGATACCATTCAAGGAGAGGAACCAATGCTGATAGAGCCTGACCCTGATGAAGGCTTGGTACATCAGGTGGATTCTTCTAAAATGGCTGTTGACCAGCTCGATCCTGATGACCAAGAAATTCAAAGAATACAAGACTCTGTTTCTGTTGTTTGCAACCGATTGCGTGAGGCTATCACAAAGCTGCTGGCTGAAGTTAAACCTTCTGAATCTTCAGCAGTTGTTCAAACTCTGTTCAAGATTGTTAA GAATGTAATTGAACACCCTGATGAAATGAAATACAGAAAGCTTCGCAAG GCTAATCCCATTATCCAAAAGAATGTTGCCAACTATAAAG CTGCATTGGAGATCCTGTTCTTGATAGGTTTCATTGAAGATGCATTGCTAGATGAAATAGGGAAGGCAGAAACATTCCTTGTTCTGAAGCGTAATGATCCTGGGTTATTGTGGCTTGCGAAATCTACCCTTGAAACATGCAATGCCTCGTAG